From the Borrelia duttonii Ly genome, the window GTTTCTACTGTCAAGACGGAAAGTAAATCGTTTTTAGATAAATTAAAAGAGGGTAATGCTGAGCTTGGTATAGAAGGTGCTACTGATGAGAATGCAAAGAAAGCCATAGATAGAATTGGAAAAAATGATGGTGACAAAGGAGTTGTTGAACTTCTTAGATTAAATAAAGTAGTTGATGAGTTAGTAATATCAATTAAAGCCGAAGTAGATAAAGCAGTAAAAGAACTTACAAGTTCTGTTAAATCAGAACCTGTTCAATCTTCTAATTAAGGTATAAAGTTAATTTTAGATTTATGGGATTAGTGTTTAATTAAAAGGTAAGTAACTGGGAAAAATAAGGTCAATAAAAGAGAGCTAGGAGCATATAAGCTCTTAGTTTTTTATTTTTTGATTATAGGTACTGATGATAGTCCAATTGGTAATGTAGCTGCTGAGAATTCTGCTAGTTCTGCAGGAATTGATGTTGAGAAGTTAGTGAGCGGGTTGTAAGTGCAGTAACAAAGGCGTTAGATACATTAAACAGTAGGAATAAGAAGAAGTATTGATGAAGAACTTAAGAGTGTAAAGGAAGCAATTAAAATTAATACTAATGCTACTTCAGTAGTATCTGAGCAAAGTGGTTCTGGAGGTCAAAATAGATAGTCAAAGTTATGTAGTAAATAATGAAATAAAAAAAGGTAAAGTTATAAAGAGAAGATACTAAGAGTGAAGATCTTGGTATCTTCTCTTTTATAGTGTGTTAAATAGAGATATATGACTTGATATGATTAATTTTATTATTTGTGGTTTCTTTAAAATGTTCTAATTAAAAATATTCGGTTTATTGTATAAAATTGTATAGATAATAAATTATAGAAGTTAATCTACACAAAACACTTTAATCCTTTGAAGAAATTTAATGGTGCTCATTTACAGTGTTAATTTAGTATAGGAAAAAACGGGTTTTATTTTATTATGAAAGATATTAAATTTCCTAAAAAAAAGAAAGGTTTTAGAGATGAAGAAATGGAGATGGAAGCATTTATAGCGCAGGTTGACGCTAATATAGAGGCAATGGATCGTGAATTTAAAGAATTCCAAAGAAGATATGGAGCGGATAAAAGTTTTGATGACTGGATTGAATATGAGGAGAAAGAGCGTAGAATTAAAGAGGAGAAAATTCAGTTGAGGGTTGAAAATTTAAGTGCTCGCTTTGCAAAGAAAATTAAATGCCAAAGTTGTTAATAAATGATTATTGATTTTATTTGTATTGGTTATTAATTTATTAATAATTAATTTTG encodes:
- a CDS encoding Vsp/OspC family lipoprotein → MKKEKVVGEKIKSAVEFLGKVKEVETLVKSVDELAKAIGKKIQNDDTLGSLQDKNGSLLAGVHSVVSSIKTKLEALEQTVGVSDELKKKVSTVKTESKSFLDKLKEGNAELGIEGATDENAKKAIDRIGKNDGDKGVVELLRLNKVVDELVISIKAEVDKAVKELTSSVKSEPVQSSN